A genomic region of Raphanus sativus cultivar WK10039 chromosome 6, ASM80110v3, whole genome shotgun sequence contains the following coding sequences:
- the LOC108813656 gene encoding subtilisin-like protease SBT2.5 yields the protein MDIWLVIFAVSALLVTVTAEVYIVTMEGEPIISYKGGENGYEATAVESDEKIDTSSELVTSYARHLERKHDMILGMLFEEGSYKKLYSYKHLINGFAVHVSPEQAETLRRTPGVKSVNKDWKVRRLTTHTPEFLGLPTDVWPTGGGWERAGEDIVIGFVDSGIYPHHPSFASHHRLPYGPLPHYKGKCEEDPHTKKSFCNRKIVGAQHFAEAAKAAGAFNPNIDYASPMDGDGHGSHTAAIAAGNNGIPLRMHGYEFGNASGMAPRARIAVYKALYRLFGGFVADVVAAIDQAVHDGVDILSLSVGPNSPPTTTKTTFLNPFDATLLGAVKAGVFVAQAAGNGGPFPKTLVSYSPWIMTVAAAIDDRRYKNHLTLGNGKILAGMGLSPSTRPHRMYTLVSANDVLLDSSVSKYNPSDCQRPEVFNKKLVEGKILLCGYSFNFVVGTASIKKVVETVKHLGAAGFVLVVENVSPGTKFDPVPSAVPGILITDVSKSMDLIDYYNVSTTRDWTGRVKSFKAEGSIGDGLAPVLHKSSPQVALFSARGPNTKDFSFQDADLLKPDILAPGYLIWAAWCPNGTDEANYVGEGFALISGTSMAAPHIAGIAALVKQKHPQWSPAAIKSALMTTSKVMDRAGRLLQAQQYSDTEAVTLVKATPFDYGSGHVNPSAALDPGLVFDAGYEDYLGFLCTTPGIDAHEIRNYTNTPCNYEMKHPSNFNAASIAISHLVGTQTVIRRVTNVAEVEETYTITARMQPSIAIEVNPPAMTLRPGASRSFSVTLTVRSISGVYSFGEVKLKGSRGHKVRIPVVALGHKR from the exons ATGGATATCTGGTTGGTAATTTTTGCCGTTTCCGCACTTCTTGTCACTGTGACAGCGGAGGTTTACATCGTGACCATGGAAGGAGAGCCAATCATAAGTTACAAAGGTGGAGAAAATGGTTATGAAGCAACTGCTGTTGAATCTGATGAGAAGATTGATACATCAAG TGAATTGGTGACATCGTATGCTCGTCACTTAGAGAGGAAGCACGATATGATTCTTGGAATGCTCTTTGAAGAAGGATCATACAAAAAGCTCTACAGCTACAAACACCTTATAAATGGATTTGCAGTTCATGTTTCTCCTGAGCAG GCAGAAACACTACGTCGCACCCCTGGAGTCAAATCTGTAAACAAAGACTGGAAAGTGAGGAGACTCACCACACACACACCAGAGTTTCTGGGACTTCCAACAGATGTTTGGCCAACAGGTGGTGGTTGGGAAAGAGCAGGAGAAGATATAGTTATAGGTTTTGTTGACTCTGGGATTTATCCGCACCACCCCAGTTTTGCCTCTCACCATAGATTACCTTATGGCCCTCTTCCTCATTACAAAGGGAAATGTGAAGAAGATCCTCATACAAAGAAGAGCTTCTGCAACAGGAAGATTGTTGGAGCTCAACATTTCGCTGAAGCTGCTAAAGCGGCTGGTGCATTTAACCCAAATATAGACTATGCATCTCCAATGGATGGTGATGGGCATGGAAG TCATACAGCAGCTATAGCAGCTGGGAATAACGGTATTCCATTGAGAATGCACGGTTATGAATTTGGAAATGCAAGTGGAATGGCTCCACGTGCAAG GATTGCTGTTTACAAGGCTCTTTACCGGCTTTTTGGAGGCTTTGTTGCTGATGTAGTTGCTGCTATTGATCAG GCTGTTCATGATGGAGTTGATATCCTGAGCCTCTCTGTTGGTCCCAACAGTCCTCCAACAACTACCAAGACAACGTTCTTGAATCCATTTGATGCTACACTTCTTGGAGCCGTGAAAGCTGGTGTCTTCGTTGCTCAAGCTGCTGGAAACGGAGGCCCATTTCCAAAGACTTTGGTTTCTTATAGCCCTTGGATAATGACTGTCGCAGCTGCAATTGATGATCGTAGATACAAGAATCATCTCACCCTTGGAAATGGAAAAATACTGGCTGGAATGGGATTATCAC CATCAACTCGGCCTCACAGGATGTACACTTTGGTTTCTGCAAATGATGTTCTGCTTGACTCATCTGTGTCCAAGTATAACCCATCTGATTGCCAGAGACCAGAAGTCTTTAACAAGAAACTTGTTGAAGGAAAGATTCTTCTCTGTGGATATTCTTTCAACTTCGTTGTTGGTACAGCTTCCAtcaagaaagttgttgaaaccGTGAAGCATCTAGGAGCTGCTGgctttgttcttgttgttgaaaACGTTTCTCCAGGAACTAAGTTTGATCCTGTTCCTTCTGCTGTTCCAGGAATCTTGATTACAGATGTGTCTAAGTCAATG GACTTGATTGATTACTACAACGTCAGCACAACAAGAGATTGGACAGGAAGAGTTAAAAGCTTTAAAGCAGAGGGAAGTATAGGAGATGGTTTAGCACCTGTTCTTCACAAATCATCACCTCAAGTGGCATTGTTCTCAGCAAGAGGACCCAATACAAAAGATTTCAGCTTTCAAGATGCTGATCTTCTTAAACCGGATATTCTTGCACCCGGTTATCTAATATGGGCTGCTTGGTGTCCAAATGGAACAGACGAGGCTAATTATGTTG GTGAAGGATTTGCTTTGATATCAGGAACAAGCATGGCTGCACCACACATAGCTGGGATAGCTGCACTTGTGAAGCAGAAGCATCCTCAATGGAGTCCAGCTGCTATCAAATCAGCTTTGATGACAACCTCAAAAGTCATGGATAGAGCCGGAAGGCTTCTCCAGGCACAGCAGTATTCAGATACTGAAGCTGTAACGCTTGTTAAAGCCACTCCTTTTGACTACGGAAGCGGTCATGTCAATCCAAGTGCTGCTTTGGATCCTGGTCTTGTCTTTGATGCAG GTTATGAGGACTATCTAGGATTCTTGTGCACAACGCCAGGGATTGATGCACATGAGATAAGAAACTACACCAACACGCCTTGCAACTATGAGATGAAACATCCATCAAACTTCAATGCAGCATCTATCGCCATTTCTCACCTTGTGGGGACACAGACCGTTATAAGAAGAGTGACGAATGTGGCCGAGGTGGAAGAAACATACACAATAACAGCTAGGATGCAGCCTTCTATAGCCATTGAAGTGAACCCTCCAGCAATGACTCTTAGACCTGGCGCTTCTAGAAGTTTCTCTGTCACTCTGACAGTGAGATCGATTTCTGGAGTGTACAGCTTTGGAGAGGTGAAGTTGAAAGGTAGCAGAGGGCATAAAGTGAGGATTCCTGTGGTGGCTCTTGGACATAAGCGCTGA
- the LOC130496308 gene encoding uncharacterized protein LOC130496308, translated as MSKTLIPHGRFLLRRFNEPARNVVCFNRRHYSSKPHQTEIDLDSSSSSATTKAEAERKSLNEYFQKIAVKNSTPDWLPLAPGSSFWVPPPQHQKTAGKVAYMMNMVTNPLKKEEAFSLSSSSGWPCSSFFIPPNDEKVKSSVELNIPGELTHFLNPIYSFKHVDDEE; from the exons atgTCGAAAACCCTAATTCCCCACGGAAGATTCCTCCTCCGTCGTTTCAACGAGCCGGCGCGAAACGTCGTCTGTTTTAACCGCCGTCACTATTCATCAAAACCGCACCAAACCGAAATCGACCTCGACTCGTCGTCCTCATCAGCGACCACTAAAGCCGAAGCCGAACGCAAGAGCCTGAACGAGTATTTCCAAAAGATCGCCGTCAAGAACTCGACTCCTGATTGGCTCCCTCTCGCTCCCGGCTCCTCTTTCTGGGTCCCGCCGCCGCAGCATCAGAAGACGGCCGGGAAGGTCGCTTATATGATGAACATGGTGACGAATCCGTTGAAGAAGGAGGAAGCTTTCTCTCTGTCGTCTTCTTCTGGCTGGCCCTGTTCCTCTTTCTTCATTCCTCCAA ATGATGAGAAGGTAAAAAGTAGCGTGGAGTTGAACATTCCGGGGGAGCTAACGCATTTTCTTAATCCGATTTATTCATTTAAACATGTCGACGATGAAGAGTGA
- the LOC108808144 gene encoding uncharacterized protein LOC108808144 — MDFPVARGDDGKYIPKKEELWTDEENKMAKFNARALTAIHCSDARKQFKLIQGCEAAKDAWDILQRHFKGTLKVQSSRKDMLATRFEELKMEEHESIGDFSSKLSSLAQEALTLGKKYKDKKLVKKFLRCLPAKFMAYKAAMSLSLNTDEMTFDEVVGMLQAHEVEVSGGKKEKGIVLVLVEKDQTEDNDPVILLKKFVPGRKAAESDKNPRKNNLKCYECKGYGHFRTECPTVKRREFQCHGCKGYGYTQAECKADGRRKQDKSMIGINDSDSDSESEEEVNNFMAFLGIMECESGSESDAELENELDESYKKVRETLVKLGMENLSLAKEKSQLETEIAKLRDELHREAKLAKESVNLIKEKLILVKQAEELREEVIAEKKKASDLQVELDQQYKKIKMLTGTKQLDKILSNGKTEYSHMRLGYTGRQSGATGTTRFVSGGFTHAEESKIQIASEQFIGCFYFGKYGHYKRYCYKYLERVKQAWRQRKIWRIGKTSQGWMKNIDLYPQAATDARSNFRCNMTMVSDYVNSDEPWYFDNGCSKHMTVNAEYIDKVSKLEGGKVTFGDGGYGVIQEKGTTCSSESPRLGNLYFVKGLKENLINVSQLCDERLTVVFSVVDCRAINQYIVTILQGIRFGNNCYMWEKKIKCMSAQGNAELWHRRLGHMNVRNMTNLVHNDMVRVPKLKIDDKLVCGACNQGKQVKMQHKKVTDVQASVPLDLVHMDLMGPI; from the exons ATGGACTTCCCTGTTGCAAGAGGTGATGATGGGAAATACATACCCAAGAAAGAAGAGCTCTGGACAGATGAGGAGAACAAAATGGCAAAATTCAATGCTAGAGCTCTGACTGCCATTCACTGCAGTGATGCTAGAAAACAATTCAAGCTGATTCAAGGATGTGAGGCAGCAAAAGATGCTTGGGATATCCTACAGAGGCACTTTAAAGGAACATTGAAAGTCCAAAGCTCAAGGAAGGACATGCTTGCGACCCGATTTGAAGAGTTAAAGATGGAAGAGCATGAATCAATTGGTGATTTCAGTTCCAAACTCAGCTCactggcacaagaagcactTACCCTTGGGAAAAAATACAAAGATAAGAAATTGGTGAAGAAGTTTCTGAGGTGCTTGCCGGCTAAGTTCATGGCATACAAAGCAGCCATGAGTTTGTCCTTAAACACCGACGAGATGACGTTTGATGAAGTAGTTGGTATGCTTCAAGCTCATGAGGTGGAAGTGTCTggtggaaagaaagaaaaagggaTTGTTCTTGTCCTAGTTGAGAAAGACCAGACGGAAGATAATGATCCAGTGATTCTCTTG AAGAAGTTTGTTCCTGGAAGAAAGGCAGCAGAATCTGACAAGAATCCCAGGAAGAACAACCTGAAGTGCTACGAATGCAAAGGATATGGACACTTCAGGACTGAATGTCCAACGGTTAAGAGAAGGGAGTTCCAGTGTCATGGATGCAAAGGGTATGGTTATACTCAAGCTGAGTGCAAAGCTGATGGAAGAAGGAAACAAGACAAGTCCATGATAGGAATCAATGACAGTGACTCAGACAGcgagagtgaagaagaagtgAACAACTTTATGGCTTTTCTTGGAATAATGGAATGTGAATCAGGCTCAGAAAGTGATGCAGAACTGGAAAATGAGCTGGATGAGAGCTACAAGAAAGTTCGTGAGACATTGGTGAAACTGGGTATGGAAAATCTCTCACTAGCTAAGGAGAAATCTCAGCTAGAAACTGAAATTGCGAAACTACGTGATGAACTACATAGAGAAGCTAAGCTAGCCAAGGAAAGTGTCAACTTAATCAAAGAGAAATTGATCCTTGTAAAACAAGCTGAAGAACTCCGAGAAGAAGTTATTGCTGAGAAAAAGAAAGCTTCCGATCTTCAAGTTGAACTAGATCAACAGTACAAGAAAATTAAGATGCTCACGGGAACCAAACAACTAGACAAGATTCTGAGCAATGGCAAAACTGAATATTCACACATGAGACTTGGCTATACTGGAAGACAAAGTGGTGCAACGGGTACAACACGCTTTGTGTCTGGAGGATTCACACATGCTGAAGAAAGTAAGATACAAATTGCCTCAGAACAATTTATTGGGTGCTTCTACTTTGGGAAGTATGGTCATTACAAGAGGTACTGTTACAAGTATCTTGAGAGAGTCAAGCAAGCTTGGAGACAACGCAAGATCTGGAGAATTGGTAAGACCTCTCAAGGATGGATGAAGAATATTGATCTATACCCACAAGCAGCTACTGATGCAAGAAGTAACTTCCGATGTAATATGACAATGGTCTCAGATTATGTGAATTCAGATGAGCCGTGGTACTTTGACAATGGATGCTCTAAGCATATGACAGTAAACGCTGAGTATATAGACAAGGTCTCGAAACTAGAAGGAGGAAAAGTTACCTTTGGAGACGGAGGGTATGGAGTGATTCAAGAGAAAGGTACTACATGCAGTTCTGAGTCGCCCAGACTAGGGAATCTCTACTTTGTCAAAGGACTAAAAGAAAATCTGATAAATGTGAGTCAGTTATGTGATGAAAGACTCACAGTGGTTTTCTCAGTAGTAGATTGTCGAGCTATTAATCAGTATATAGTGACTATACTACAAGGAATCAGATTTGGCAACAACTGCTACAtgtgggagaagaagatcaagTGCATGTCAGCGCAAGGGAACGCTGAGCTATGGCACCGAAGGTTGGGCCACATGAACGTCAGGAACATGACCAACTTGGTTCACAACGACATGGTCAGAGTACCCAAACTCAAGATTGATGATAAATTGGTATGTGGGGCATGTAATCAAGGAAAACAAGTGAAGATGCAACACAAGAAAGTTACTGATGTACAAGCATCAGTACCATTGGACCTAGTTCACATGGATCTCATGGGTCCAATTTAG